TTCCACACCATAAACGACGGCGAAGAGATGAAGATAGGCGGAAAGACCTTCCGCTTCATAACGGTCCCCTGGCTCCACTGGCCCGATACAATGATAACCTACGTCGTCGAGGATAAACTCCTCTTCAGCTGCGACGCCGGCGGCGGCTACGGGATTCCCAGAAGCATAGACGACAGCGACGAGGAGATAGTTGAGGAGTACCTGCCCCACGTGACCAAATACATAGTCACCGTCATCGGGCACTACCACAAGTACATCGTCCAGAACATCAAGAAGCTCAAGAGCCTGGGCGTGGTGGAGGAGGCGAGAATGATCCTCCCGGGACACGGGCTGATATGGAAGAAGGACCCCATGCGGATATTCGAGCACTACGAGCGCGTTGGGGCCGGGACGCCCACAAAGGACAAGGTTCTGGTTATATACGACTCCATGTACGGCTTCGTCGAGAGGAGGATGAAGATCATCATAGACGAGCTCAGGAAGCACGGAAAGAAGCCGGTAATTTACCGCTTCACCGACAAGGAGACCCCGGCAGTCAGCGACATCCTCGGGGACGTGCCGGACAGCGAGGCCATAATAATAGGCGCCTCCACGTACGAGGCCGAGATACACCCGCGCATAAGGTACACCCTCTACGAGATAGTTGACAAAGCCAACTACGAGAAGCCCGTCCTCATCGTGGGCGCCTTTGGCTGGGCGGGGGTTGCTGGCAAAAAGATCGAGACCCTCATAACGCGCAGCAAGTTCGATCACGTCGACACCGTCGAGAGCCGCGGCATGCCCAGACCCGAGGACGAGGAAAAACTGCGTGAGGGCGTCAGGAAGCTCATAACCTGGCTCTCCTGAGCTTTATTTTTATCGATTTTTGGCGGTGAGGAGATTGTCAGATACCCGAAAAAGGGTTGTTGTGGTTGGCAATGGACCGGGCGGTGTGGAGCTGGCAAAGAGGCTCTCGGGGGAGTTTGAGGTAACCGTCATCGACCGCGAAACCCTTCCCCACTACTCAAAGCCCCTGCTGAGCCATTACATAGCGGGCTTCCTGACGGAGGAGAAGCTTTTTCCGTACACCCCCGACTGGTATGAGAGAAAGGGAATCGACCCGCGCCTCGGCGTCGAGGCGAGGGCCATCGACAGGGCCAGAAAGGTTCTGGTGACCTCCGAGGGGGAGATTCCCTACGACGTCCTTGTTCTCGCAACGGGTGCGCGGGCCAGACCCCCGACCGCGGAGGGAAGTGAGCACATACTAACGATAAGGACTCTGGAGGATGCCAGGCTCATAAAGGAGCGCCTCGAGGAGGAAGGTGAGATAACGGTCCTCGGCGGGGGCTTCATAGGCCTTGAACTGGCCGGGAACCTTGCCAAGGCGGGCTACGGGGTCAGGCTCGTCCACAGGAGGGAGACGCTGCTTGGCCTGGACGGAGAGCTGAGCCAGAGAATAATGGAGAAACTGGGGGAAGCCGGCGTCGAGTTCCATCTCGGGGCAAACGTCCTGAGCGCCGACGAGGAAGGCCTGAACACCGACAGGGGCTACATCCCCGGGGGACTGAAGGTCTGTGCCTTCGGGATAATTCCGAACAAGGAGCTTGCCGTCAGGAGCGGAATCCACGCCGGACGGGGAATCCTCATAGACGAGCGCTTCAGAACCTCCGCGAGGGACGTCTACGCGATAGGTGACTGCGCGGAGTACAGTGGAATGATCAGCGGGACTGCAAAGGCCGCCACTGAGCACGCGAGGGTTCTGGCGAACCTGCTGCTCGGCAATGAGGACAGCTACGACTTCGCCTTCCGCTCCGCCGTCTTCAAGTTCGCTGACTTCAACGTGGCCCTCATCGGGAGAACGCGGGGCGAGGGAGAGTGGCTCGACGATGGAGTGAAAGTCTTCCGCGAGAACGGGAAGATAGTTGGGGCCGTTGTTCTGGGCAACGTCAAAAAAGCCTTCAGGCTCGAAAAGGCCATCAGAGAGGGACTGCCTATCGACTGAAGTTAGAAGCCCTCCAAACCTTTGGTTTGGAAAATCGTTATATAGCGTTTCGTTGAATTTATCAGTGCAGTAATGCGCTGGGTGGTATGGTATGGTAGTGAAAAGAAAAATGACAAGGAAGTTTTTGGAGGACGCCTTCGCCGGCGAGAGCATGGCCCATATGAGATATCTCATCTTTGCCGAGCAGGCCGAGAAGGAGGGCTATCCAAACATAGCCAAGCTCTTCAGGGCTATAGCTCACGCCGAGTTCGTCCACGCGAAGAACCACTTCATCGCCCTCGGCAACCTGGGCAAGACCCCCGAGAACCTTCAGGCCGGAATAGACGGCGAGACCTACGAGGTAGAGGAGATGTACCCCGTATTCAAGAACGCCGCCGAGTTCCAGGGCGAGAAGGACGCCGTGAGGACAACCCACTACGCCCTCGAGGCCGAGAAGATACACGCCGAGCTATACAAGAAGGCCAAGGAGAGCGCCGAGAGCGGAAAGGACGTTGAGATAAAGAGGGTCTACATCTGCCCGGTCTGCGGATACACGGCTATCGATGAGGCTCCGGAGTACTGCCCCGTCTGCGGCGCCCCCAGAGACAAGTTCGTGGTGTTTGAGTGACCCTTTCTTTTTCCTGCTTCGAGAGTTTGAGGCGCAAACCTTATAAGGACGACCTAACAACATTAGGGTGGTGAAAGAAAAATGGCGAAATGGAAGTGCATAGTTTGTGGATACATCTACGATGAGGACGAGGGCGACCCCGACACGGGGGTGGAGCCAGGAACCAAGTTTGAGGACCTCCCGGACGACTGGGTCTGCCCGCTCTGCGGTGCGCCGAAGGACATGTTTGAAAAAATTGAGTGAGGTGGTTGGAGATGCTTAGCGGAACCATAAAGAGTGGAGACTGGAAGGGGGAGAAGCACGTCCCCGTTATAGAGTACGAGACGGAGGGCGACCTCGTCAAGGTCGAGGTCTCCGTTGGAAAGGAGATACCGCACCCGAACACCCCCGAGCACCACATAGCCTGGATCGAACTTTACTTCCACCCCGAGGACGGAAACTTCCCGATACTCGTCGGCAGGGTCGCCTTCACCAACCACAGCGACCCGCTCACCGAGCCGAGGGCGGTCTTCTTCTTCAGGACCGAGAAGAAGGGCAAGCTCTACGCGCTCAGCTACTGCAACATCCACGGCCTCTGGGAGAACGAGGTCGCGCTTGAGTGACTTCCCGCCCCAACCCCCTCTCTTTGACATTTTTCCCAAATGTGCGGAAGGTTTATCTACAAAGAGCCACAATTTCTTCTGATATGGTAAAAGAGTCTGATGGATATGGCGGAACCCTGGTACAGCAGCATGATGGGATTTAGCGGAATTTTGATCCTCACCGGTATCTTTCTAACCTGGATGGTCCGAAGAAAGATAGAGAGGGTAACCGGTGAAGGGGGACGCTACTCCGTTCTCCTCCTCGCGGGAGGGGTGGTAACTGCCGTAGGCTTTGCCTGGAGCCTTCTCGGAGACGAAGGCCCCAACGGCTGGATGCTCTTTCTCATCCTCACCGGGCCGGCGCTGATAGGATACGCCCTCTTTGAGTTTGGTTTCACGGGTATCAGCGGCAGACTCCTGATCCAGAGCGCCCTCATGCTGCTTAGCCTCTTTGGGGCCGGCCACTACTCAAGCGTGCCCATCGACGTTGCCTACACCGGACCATTCCTGGCGGTCCTTCTCCTGATGAACTCCCAGATAATCGTGACGGAAGGAACCCGGAGGGACCTGCTGGTTCTGGCCTCGTGGCTCATGGTCATCTTTTCTTGGACGCGCTATCTGCTGGACGACACCGCCGGCGTTGCCAAGGCCGCAATAGTGCTGCTCTACTTCTTCGCGGCGGTCATATGGGTCGCGGTTCTCGTTTCGCTCTACCTCTCCGTCTCGGCGGACTACCTTCCCTTACCCAAAGGTGGCCAGGAAGGCTTATAACCGTGCACCCGGAACCCCGTAACGGTGAGAAAGATGAAAGTTTACATGCCCAACAGAGAGTGGCCAGAGCATTACAAGCCAGTCCTCGAGGAGCTGGCAAAGATAACCGACCCCATCACGGGCGGGGACATACTGGACTCAGGTGTCATAGCGGGCCTGGAAGTCAGCGGGGACACGCTTAAGGTGTGGCTCAACTTCGAGAGCCACGCGGAGTACAACATAACCGGCGAGAGCGCGATAGCCTACTCCAAGATAATCGGGGACATAATGGAGCGCTTCGCCCTCGTGAGGTTCCAGAACGTCTACGTCTACGACCTCAAGAACAACACGGTCGGGGTATTCGAGAACAAGAAGGGGTATAAAATCGAGGACATAAGCCCGGAGAGGGCCTGAATGGGGCTCCTTGGAATCTTCAAGTCTCCAAAGAAAAAAACGCCCCGGAAGGGGCCGAGGGAGGATCTCCCGCCAGAGGTCAGGAGGGTAGTGGAGGTCCTCAGATCCGTTATCGACCCGGAGACGGAGCTAAACATCGTCGACGAGGGCCTGCTCTACGGCCTGACCGTCGAGGGGGAAAGGGTCCAGGTCTTTCTCCTCCTTGCGAGATCAACCCCCGAGTGCCACTTCTGCCAGAGCATAGCTGTGAACGTTCAGGGGAGAATACTCAGGGACGTAATTGAGGTTCTGAGGAAGGAAGGGTTTAAGAGGATTGAAGCGTATAACGAAATCGGGCTTTTGCTCGCGGAATGGGGTGATAAGAATGGTTCCGCCGGAACTCGAAGAGGGGCTTCCCCTCGAAAAGATGAAGGACTTCTCCCTGGAGGAACTTCTGGGAATGGCCATAAAGGCCGAGATCGGCGCGAGGAGGTTCTACGAGAGCCTCGCCGAGAGGATTGAGATACAAGAACTGAAAGGGAAGATAGAGTGGCTGGCCGGGGAGGAGAAAAAGCACGAGGAGCTTTTGAGGAAGATATACGCCAACATGTTCCCCGGAAAGGAGGTCGTATTTCCGAAGGAACACATAGGGCCGGAGCTTCAGCCGGTCGCCAGGAAGCTCCACGGCGCCGAGGACATAATCGAACTCATCCGCTGGGCCATGAAGGCCGAGGAGATAGCGGCGAAGTTCTACGCCGAACTGGAGGGCATGGTGGACACCGAGGAGAAGAAGAGGCTCATGAGGTACCTCAGCGACATGGAGTGGGGCCACTACTACAACCTGAAAGCTGAATACGAGCTGCTCCTTGACTGGGCCATGTACAGCCAGATGATGAACGTCGGGCCGTGAGTTTTCGTTTTCCTTTCCAGCTTTCAGAAAAGCCAGGCAAACAAATAAAAAGGACTTGGGAGTCCTTCACTCTTTGTACTTCGCTATGAGTTCCGCCAGCAGTCTGTGGTGCTCCTGCTCGTTCTTAACGAGCGCTTCCGCCAATCCCTTGAAGAGCGGGTGGGTCATCTTCTCGGCCATCTTCCCGTAGGTCTCTATCATGTCCTTCTCGATCTCAAGGTGCATCTCCGCGAAGCGCTTGACGAGGGCCTTCTGCTCCGGGGAGAGTTCAACGTCCTTGATCTCTTCAATCGGCCCCCCACTGGAGAGCTTCTCAATCTCCTTCTGGGCATCCATTATGGCCTTCATCAGGTGCTTGTGGATGATTGTGTCAACGGCGATCCTCCCGACTATCTCCTCGACCTTGGTGTACTTCAACCCGCCCCCCTGTATACGCTTCAAGCCGTCAGTGTAGCTGGAGGCGGCCTTCTTCTCGGTCTCGTAGGCATGTTTAACAAGTGGCTCAGCCATGGACATCACCGGAATAATATGGACATCGAACGTTAATAACGTTTTTCATTGAACTCATTAGAACCGTAGTGTTCCCAATCCCCGCGGGAATTCAAAAGGAAAATGCAGAAAATCAAAGCCAGAAGCTCATAACTCGACCTTTATACCGGTCTCCTCTTCCACCTCTTTGAAACCATTCTTGAGGTATCTGGCCAGCTCCTCGTCAACCTCGAAGAGGGCCGCTAGGAACTCCCCGAAGTGCTCCTTCTCCTCGTTGGCAACGTCGAGGAAGATGTGCCTTATCCTCTCGTCCTCTATTCCCGCTGCCAGCTGTTCGTAGATGTTTATGGCGTCGAGTTCGGCCTCTATCGCCCAGCGGAGGGCCTGCGCTATCTCGGTCTTGGTAAGGGGCCTGTCCTTCGGCAGCTCAAAGGGATACTTCGCGAGCATGGTATCACCGTTTCAGATTTGTGGACTTTCCTAATAACCTTACCTCAGGAACTTCGAGACGAAGGGGCTTTCCCCGGGCCTTCCGCGCCTGAAGTGACCGCTCGGCTTTCCGGTGAGGAGTTCCTCGAACCATGCCTCGTGCTCTATCTCCTCGTGGAGTATTGCCAGGGCAAGATCGTAGGTTCTCGGGTCTTTACCCATCGTGTAGTTGCATATCTCCGTATAGACGCCTACCGCACAGCGCTCCGCCTCAAGGAGAACCTTCAGGATGTTCTCGACGGTGGGTTCCTCGGGGAGGTATGCGTCGCGGCACCAGGCCATGTTCGCGAAGTCCCTTATATCCCTGGGGAGGTCTCCACCGAGTTCATAAATTCTCGGCACGAGGGCCTCGAAGTGGTTCCTGTCCTCGAGGCGGGCGTCCTCAACGATTTCCTTTATGGTCTCCCCTTCGAGACCCGCGGAGTGGTTCCTCAGAACGGTGTAGTAGTAATAGGTCGTAAACTCCGCTGCCGCTGCCCTCAAAAGCATGTCCAAAAGTTTCTCAACATCGATTCCGGCCCGTTCAACGAGCCGTCTGTTGTGTTCCGACATAGGTTTCACCAGGTTTTAGTTATGGCCTCTACTTAATAAACCTTTCTATTTAGAAGTTATTTCTAATTAGGAAGGCTTATAAATCAGAGAGTTCCACATCTAAACATGTGGAAGGAAAAAGCCGTTGGATTGCTCAAGGAAAAGGGATACAAGCTGACGCCCCAGAGGCTGAAGCTGATAGAAGTTTTGGAGGAAATGGGAAGCGACCACCCCTCGATGAGCAGCCTCCTTGACAGGGTTAGGGAGGACTTCCCGACGGTTAGCTTCTCGACGCTTTACTCCAACCTGCTCACGCTTAAGGAACTCGGTCTCGTTGAGTTGTTCTCAATTGAGGGAGAAACAAGGGTCGAGATCAACACGAAGCCCCACATAAATCTAATCAGCGGTGAAAGAATCGTTGATGTGGATGACCCGGAGATCATTGAGGCGCTAAAAAAGAGGCTGGGGAGAGAGGTAAAACTCGTCAACGTTGTTGTCGATGGATGAAAAATCAGTCCACCTCAAGGCTGAAGTCCTGGTAGTCCATCCATATCCCGGTCTTCATGACCGAATCGTACTGGGCCTTGAGCAGCTCGTAGTGGGACTTCTCCACCTTCGCCAGCTCTTCAAAGGTTCTCCTAACGCCCTCGTGCTCGGCTTCCTTTGCCGCCCTCTCGTAGAACTCCCACGTGCGCTTCTCCTGCTCCATCCCTATCCTGACGGCATCCACCTCGCTCAGCTCGCCCTCGTACTTGGGGGACAACTCCTCGAGCATCTCCGTGTTTACCGCGGGGAGTTCACAGCGCTCTATGAGGGCCTCAACGAACTTCTCCTCAAAAACGCTCCAGTGTCCGGCCTCCTCCCCCGCCAGGAAGAGGAACATCTTCTTTGCCCTCTCGTCCCCGGTTCTCCGGGCAAGCTCCAGATAGAACTTCAGTTCGGCCTTCTCAACCTCCAGGGCCAGGGCAAGGGCTTCAAGTTCGTTCATGATATCACCAAAAGACTTTAGGGCTACATGCATAATAACCTTTGGTGGACAGGGATGAGGATTGAAAGGGTGGATAAACCGCCCGAGCTGAAGGATGAACTTACGGGATTCGTCTTCCGCGTTTATCGAGGCACGGGAGGGGCCTATCCGGCACTCGAGTGGGTGGAGGAGAAGCCCTCAACGGGCGACTTCGAAGGCTTTAAGCGGGTTTACGAGCCGTTTCTTGAGTTCCGCCTCGGGAAGGAGTTCGACGAGCTTTACGTTCTGAGGGACGAGGAAGGAAGGATCACCGGGACGGTGGCGCTCGTCTACAACCTCGAAGGCAAGGACGTCTGGTGGGTGCCGGAGGAGATAAAGGACGAGGGGACCGGCCTCATCGAGTTCTTCATGGTCGATCCAGAGTACAAGGGGAGGGGCTACGGCTCCATGCTCCTGGAGTTCGCGGTGGAGAGATTGAGGAAGATTGGGAAGATTCCCTACGTGATAACCTTCCCGGAGCTTGAGGCTTATTCATATTATATGAGAAAGGGCTTCGTCAAGGTCATGGATTACAGGGAATTCGTGGTGCTGAAGAAGGCCTGATTTCTTTTTACCCACATCTGCCCACGAACCCTTATATTCCCCCGGGAGGAACCTACACCAAAGAGTTCTTGGTTGTGATGTCATGAGAAAGGGCATTTTTGCACTCATTGTAATCATTCTCCTCGTGGGCGGGACGTACTTCATCAGAAGGGACGGGGAGAGCACCGCGAGCCGGGAGTTCTCCACGGAGCAGGGCGTAATCCAGGTTAGGGGACTGGTTGAGAGGCCTTACAACATCACGTACGACGACCTCGCGAGCCTCCCGTCGAGGAACGTCACGGCGGTTCTCTACTGCGTGGACAGCCCGAACAGGTAGAGGAAGAACGGCACGTGGACGGGCGTTCCGCTGAGGGTTCTCCTTGAGAGGGCAGGAATCAGGGGGGACGCCTACAAGGTGGCCCTCTACGCGATCGACGGCTACACAACCGACCTGTACCTCGCGACGGTGATGAAAGACGAGGACATCATAGTTGCCTACGAGTTCAACGGGGAGCCGATAACGCCGAGGCTCGTCGTCCCGGGCAGGTGGGGCTACAAGTGGATAAAGTACATAACCGCCATAGAACCCGTCGGCTACGACTTCAAGGGCACCTGGGAGAGCGCCGGCTACCCGGACGACGCCATAATCCCTGACGAATCCACCCCGGGGAGGTGAGCCGGTGAGGCCGAAGACTGCCCTGGCGATAGTGGAGTGGACCTCCCTTCCGCTCCTCCTTCTCGCTGGACTGATGGTCATAAGCGGCTACGGGCTGACGAGCGAGGCGGCGAGAGCGGCCTCCCTGGGTCTGCTGACATTTTCCCGCTCCCAGGCGATACACCTGAGCAGATTCGTTAAACTTGGCTTCGTCTTCCTCCTGCTCCTCCACACCTACGCCGGGACGGAGGTTCTGACGGAGAAGCTCAGGGCCGGGGGCCGGAGAGGGGCAGCGGCATTGATCGAGTACGGCGTGATTGCCTTTCTAATCTACGTTGGCTGGATAGCGGTGAACGGGGAGTTTGGAGGATAAAAAAAAGCCAAACCCACTCATTCGTTATCCAATGCTGGGGGGCGGAACATGGCTTCAACTTCCCCCTTAATCTCCGCAAAAGGCCCCGCCAGGTAGACCTTCCCGCCGCTTATGACGACCCCGAAATCGGCGATGTTCTCGAAAGGCTCCCATATGTGGCTTATGATGATGAAGCTCCTGCCCCCGGCCTTCCACTTCTTGATTATTCCCACTATTTCTGCAACGCTCTCGAAGTCCACGTTGGCCAGCGGTTCATCGAGGAAGATCACCTCAGGCTCACCCACGAATGCCTGTGCGAGGGAAAGCCTCTTCAGCATCCCGGAGGAGTAGCCCTCTATTCTCCTGTCGAGGGCGTCCTCGATGCCGAACAGCCCGGCGGCTTTCTCAACGTCTTCGCCCCCGGCTCCTCTCCCTCTGGCTATGAACTCCAGCCATTCCCTCCCGGTTGTCAGTTTTGGAAACCTCCCGGGGTCGAAGGCAACGCCAACGCTCTTCCTCGCCTCGGGACTTTTCCAGGGGTCTTTTCCGAGGAGCCTCACGCTTCCTTTGGTGGGTTTGTAGAGGCCGAGGGAGACCTTCATGAAGGTGCTCTTTCCGCCGCCGTTGGGGCCGAGGACGAGGGTTAAGCCTTCGGGAACCTCAACCGTAACTCCCTGCAGGGCCTTTATCGGCCCGAAGTACTTGTGGAGGTTCTCCGCTTTGATTATCATCTCCTGCCACCCCCGATGAGAGTTACTGCCAGGAAGACACCAAAGAGCGCCGTCGCCCACAGGTGGGCCGTCTTCTGCTCCCCGGGGAATCCGACGTCAACGGGCGTAACGGTTATCGTTATTCCCTGGCTGGAGTTCCCGCTGAACTCGTAGTAGCCGGGGTGGGGGAAGATGAGGGAAAAGGCCCCGTTGCCGTTAACCCTTCCGGAGAATATTACCTCGCCCGTCTGGAGGTCCTTCACCCTGAAATCCCCGATGCCAACGGCGTAGAGCTTTGCGGATGATGCCGAAGAAATGTAAATCGCCGTTGTCCCCCTATCGGCCACGAACGCGCTGTGGTAGTGGACGTCGCTCGGCTCGAGGCCCGACTGCAGGCCGAGGCTCAGGAGCGAGACGAGCATGAGGGTGAGGAGGAGAACCCGGAGGAGCCTCATCTCACGTCCCTCCAGTTGCCGATGATGAGGTAGATGGCCACAAGAATCAGCGCCGGAAGGAGGGTCACCCTGAGGAACTCCCGGCCAAAGACGGGATCCATGCTCAGGGATATCGTGGCCCACTTGTAGTTGGTCAGTGCATCCCTCCACTTCAGGAGCCAGAACCAGTCCGCCCCCACGAACTCGGGGAGGTAGAGGAGCACGAAGCCGCCGAATATGGAGATGTAAGTGTTGGGTGAGGCTATGGCAACCACCGCCGCGACGGAGACCATGAAGAGGAGGGCAGAGAGGTAGAAGAAAGCCATTGGTATTGTCTGAACCTTCAGGACTTCGGCGACTGCCTCCGGAGTCGCCGCGAAGTGGAGGGTGAACACGAGAAGGTGGACGGAAAAGACGAAGATGAGGAGAAGGAGGAACGCCGCCAGGAACTTGGCGAGGAGAATTCTAACCCTCGAAACCGGGAGGGAGTAGACGGAGAGCGCGACCCCCTCGTCCCTTTCGAGCCTCACTGCCAGCGTGACGAGGAAGGGCACGAGGAGGGCCAGGAGGAGGTAGACGTCGCCGGTGAAGGCGTCGCGAAAAACGGAACCCAGCATCTCAACCCCCGAGGGGGCACCGTGAGAGCTGGTACTCCAGGTCATGTAGTACCGCTTCATGACCAGCCCCACCAGAACCGCACCCCCCGAGGTCATGGCAAGGTTCAGGGGGGAGCGGAGCTCCCAGCGGAGGACTTCCTTCAACGCCTCCACCTCCAGAGGACGAGAACCGCGAGGATTGCTGCAACCCCAACCGCCGCCGCTATGGCGGTCTTTGACGGCCCCTCCTCCGGAAGCTCCTCGGGCTTCGTGAAGTCTATGTTTGTCTCTGCCAGGACGAGACCGAAGGGAGGCATCTTACCCCCGTTCTTGATCTCCTCCTCGTGCTCCTTTGCAAAGGCCGTGTCCTGAATCATTGCCTCACTTATCCCAAGGACCTTCCACAGCGGGCTGAAGGGCGTGAAGAAAGATATCGCCAGGCCGCTTGAGCCGTCGTAGAGCAGGACGTCCATGCCCTTACTGCTCGACCCTGCGATCATATTCGTGCGGGCCATGTAAACCGGCGCGTTGAAGTCCCCGTAGTAGGTCATCACCGTGGAGTTTATCATCTCAACCTCCTCGACTTTCAGGCCGGGCATCAACTCAAGCCCCGTGATGTTGGCCGGGTTCTCGCTCCAGAGGAAGTTCTTCCCTACCGGGGTACCATTGACGTAGAACTCGCCGGTTTTGAGGTCCAGCTCGATGACACCGCTCCGCGTGAAGTTCTCAGGCACGGATAACTCGTTGAAGAGGTGACCTTTCCCCTCGGCTATTGTCAGAGCCACCGTATATTGCTCAGTCTGCTCCGCGTACCTGTCTTCACAGATGGTCACGTTCCTGGTTTCGGACTCAATCGTCAGGCAGTTCCCTCCGGTGAAGTTGTAGCGCTCCTGATACTCCTCAAGCATCTGACGGGCGGCTTCTTCGTCAAGCTCTTTCCACACCCTTTTCTTGCAGTTGTATCCCTGGAGCAGAAGGGCCACCTGGGCTTTATCCCCCGAGACCCTGAGGACGCGCCACGTGAACTCGACGTGGGGACAGTAGTAGGTAACCTCCTCGTTTGGGGTCGCATTGAAAGATATGGTGTCCCCTTTCCAGGGGTGCTCATCATCCTCCACCGAGCGGGAAACGTACTTAGCGTATATCCCTGCCTTGAACCAGTAGGGTGTTGCCGAGGCAGTTGAAGCAGTTAGAAGTAGCAAAACAAGAATCAGAGCTGCTCTTCTCATCCCATCGCCCCCGAAAGAGCGCAGGTCTGTGAAAACGCTTCCTTTCTTCAATCGCCCCCCCCCAACGGGGTTTTGCACTTAATGTTACGTTATGGCCATTTATTAGTCTTTCGGTGTTCTAAAGTTCTCAGCGAACAACTTATGAGAACAACGATGGACACCCCGGAATCCGGATAATCCAAAATACAGAAAAGAGTAAAAAGCCCTCAGAAGTTGAAGTTTATGTCCTTCATGAGCTGGTCGTATAACTCCTCCTTGTAGATGTCCGGGTAGCGCATGATGTAGTCGTACTGCTTCCTCAGAATGTTGTAGTGGTTCCGCTCCATGTCGGCGAGCATCTCGAGGATGAGGCGTGTGTTGTCGGTGGCGGCGTAGCCGGCCAGCTCCTTGTAGAGCTTTTCGCTCACCAGCTCGGCCTGCATGGCTATCTCATAGACCTCGTCGATGTTGATGTCCGGCTTCTTTATCGCCTCCGCCATCTTCTCGGCGATGACCTTGAACTCGCCCATGACGTCTATCTCTATCTTCTTCGGCTCCGTCCTTCCTCCCTCGAACTTCTCGGCCATCTTCTCGATTATCTCGCGGTGCTTGTCCTCCTCCCCCGCCAGAAAGAGCAGCTCGTCCCTTATGATATCGCTCCTCGTTATAGAAGCGAGCTTCTCATAGGCCTCCCTAGCCCTAATCTCCGCGTTTATGGCAATCTCAAAAACCTCTTTGTCGGTTATCTCCATAGAACTCACCAACAATGGTTACGCTTGAACGTATATTAACCTTTCTGGACAGTGCTGTATAGCGGGCAAGGCTTAAAAACCCGCCCGGGAAGGTGGAACCATGCTCTACCTGGAAATCCTCGGAAACCTCCCGGAGATGGCAAGGGATGAGGCAAAGGCGATGCTCGAGCTGGCCGGAGGAGAGATAGCTGGCCAGGACTACCTTTTCCTCAAGCTCGATGCGGGGGAGGAGGCCTTCCCCTGCCTCGACCGGCTCAGCCTTGCCCACGAGTACGGGGAACTGGTGGTCGAGGCGGATTCCATCGAGGAGCTTTTGGAAAAGGCCAGGGAAGTTGAGTGGCCCATAAGGGGAACCTTCAAGGTGGACACCGAGACGATGGCAAACTGCAGGCACGATACCCTCGACCTTCCGAGGAAGCTTGGTGCCGTCATACACGCCCGGGGCTTCAGGGTGAACCTCTCAAGGCCCGACACGCTGGTTAGGGTTTACTGCGGCGAGAGGGTCTACGCCGGGATAAGGTTGAGATTCTTCGACCCCAAGGACTTTGAGGGGAGAAAAGCCCACCACAGGCCATTCTTCAGGCCGATTTCACTCCACCCGAGGGTCTCGAGGGCGCTGGTGAACCTCACGAAAGCAAGGAAGGAAATCCTCGATCCCTTCATGGGGGCCGGCGGGATTCTGATGGAGGCAGGCCTTCTCGGTCTGAAGGTCTACGGCGTCGACATAAAGCCGGAGATGGTCGAGGGGGCGGAGACCAACCTTCGGCATTACGGGATCAAGGACTACACCTTAAAGCTCGGCGACGCGACGAAGCTTGAGGAACTGTTTCCAAACAAGGAGTTCGAGGCGATAGCGACCGACCCTCCCTACGGCACCTCCGC
This window of the Thermococcus siculi genome carries:
- a CDS encoding ferritin family protein; the encoded protein is MLAKYPFELPKDRPLTKTEIAQALRWAIEAELDAINIYEQLAAGIEDERIRHIFLDVANEEKEHFGEFLAALFEVDEELARYLKNGFKEVEEETGIKVEL
- the dps gene encoding DNA protection during starvation protein: MSEHNRRLVERAGIDVEKLLDMLLRAAAAEFTTYYYYTVLRNHSAGLEGETIKEIVEDARLEDRNHFEALVPRIYELGGDLPRDIRDFANMAWCRDAYLPEEPTVENILKVLLEAERCAVGVYTEICNYTMGKDPRTYDLALAILHEEIEHEAWFEELLTGKPSGHFRRGRPGESPFVSKFLR
- a CDS encoding Fur family transcriptional regulator; this translates as MWKEKAVGLLKEKGYKLTPQRLKLIEVLEEMGSDHPSMSSLLDRVREDFPTVSFSTLYSNLLTLKELGLVELFSIEGETRVEINTKPHINLISGERIVDVDDPEIIEALKKRLGREVKLVNVVVDG
- a CDS encoding ferritin family protein; translation: MNELEALALALEVEKAELKFYLELARRTGDERAKKMFLFLAGEEAGHWSVFEEKFVEALIERCELPAVNTEMLEELSPKYEGELSEVDAVRIGMEQEKRTWEFYERAAKEAEHEGVRRTFEELAKVEKSHYELLKAQYDSVMKTGIWMDYQDFSLEVD
- a CDS encoding GNAT family N-acetyltransferase; this translates as MRIERVDKPPELKDELTGFVFRVYRGTGGAYPALEWVEEKPSTGDFEGFKRVYEPFLEFRLGKEFDELYVLRDEEGRITGTVALVYNLEGKDVWWVPEEIKDEGTGLIEFFMVDPEYKGRGYGSMLLEFAVERLRKIGKIPYVITFPELEAYSYYMRKGFVKVMDYREFVVLKKA
- a CDS encoding ABC transporter ATP-binding protein produces the protein MIIKAENLHKYFGPIKALQGVTVEVPEGLTLVLGPNGGGKSTFMKVSLGLYKPTKGSVRLLGKDPWKSPEARKSVGVAFDPGRFPKLTTGREWLEFIARGRGAGGEDVEKAAGLFGIEDALDRRIEGYSSGMLKRLSLAQAFVGEPEVIFLDEPLANVDFESVAEIVGIIKKWKAGGRSFIIISHIWEPFENIADFGVVISGGKVYLAGPFAEIKGEVEAMFRPPALDNE
- a CDS encoding ABC transporter permease is translated as MKEVLRWELRSPLNLAMTSGGAVLVGLVMKRYYMTWSTSSHGAPSGVEMLGSVFRDAFTGDVYLLLALLVPFLVTLAVRLERDEGVALSVYSLPVSRVRILLAKFLAAFLLLLIFVFSVHLLVFTLHFAATPEAVAEVLKVQTIPMAFFYLSALLFMVSVAAVVAIASPNTYISIFGGFVLLYLPEFVGADWFWLLKWRDALTNYKWATISLSMDPVFGREFLRVTLLPALILVAIYLIIGNWRDVR
- a CDS encoding ferritin-like domain-containing protein, translating into MEITDKEVFEIAINAEIRAREAYEKLASITRSDIIRDELLFLAGEEDKHREIIEKMAEKFEGGRTEPKKIEIDVMGEFKVIAEKMAEAIKKPDINIDEVYEIAMQAELVSEKLYKELAGYAATDNTRLILEMLADMERNHYNILRKQYDYIMRYPDIYKEELYDQLMKDINFNF
- a CDS encoding TIGR01177 family methyltransferase, producing MLYLEILGNLPEMARDEAKAMLELAGGEIAGQDYLFLKLDAGEEAFPCLDRLSLAHEYGELVVEADSIEELLEKAREVEWPIRGTFKVDTETMANCRHDTLDLPRKLGAVIHARGFRVNLSRPDTLVRVYCGERVYAGIRLRFFDPKDFEGRKAHHRPFFRPISLHPRVSRALVNLTKARKEILDPFMGAGGILMEAGLLGLKVYGVDIKPEMVEGAETNLRHYGIKDYTLKLGDATKLEELFPNKEFEAIATDPPYGTSATLAGRRRDELYRKALESMYRVLKKGGRLAIAFPADFDGKAEAEKLGFRLVGRYYQRVHKSLDRYFYVFEK